The proteins below come from a single Branchiostoma floridae strain S238N-H82 chromosome 5, Bfl_VNyyK, whole genome shotgun sequence genomic window:
- the LOC118415223 gene encoding nuclear protein MDM1-like isoform X7, with amino-acid sequence MPVRFKGHSEYDTNYKWLESRKSAAYQPTREELAREAGLRSAELGILQEPPLQSKKRVAPQPSGPLHEPKLQSKKRVDQSPSGILHEPQMQAKKRVGTYAPTVPFALEWEDPLQPPDVVISKDPPVTEKVRESLEKMKTYKIEKKLREKEKRRREEKRRLEEKYDPPTPPAPRPDKTRETERPRERPREERVPERKPTKERGQGDKARQKQGDRKEEKGGKKDEGKEEKKEKRNRALEMKAGVKADRRKIPTMLSEYQRQFYEQQKLKDESPVMAADQMVYNSNPAMAPYRSDLIPRATEYNRQFKVPKRVAVAESVSSDRSRDRRKKSKSSKKERRARSLSPDRLPPAGKPTEFMPVVWNDPRPIKNFGYLKKSPHKLDNPHPKNWNWRSEYHSNYKSPTSFEYRGGTWRGADPPHLQPRKEPVLDIPAQSDNKEWYSEVMELRKKADDYRRRSHGTHFSRDHLLQLMARQNDMWDQSESESTVSALSLASDPVDKGHARRHQRPSEPPKRSAHPAEKPRPRHRSVSSSPEEEKRPVQRKLAWDEQGGGDRASSIGSIPSQGRGSHASASYSENTSTATLIEGDDDDGRVATPELKQVHAPVRRHHYDRTTPAIGGALLVKSPPPARKHTSPAKTQPAHRPKSAPAPKPSRPAGKTYHVADMYRSLSPTAGQPTPDPYPLREDGYAPGSPMEQRYPARIRTQPVSASGQNGRPMTPPHLDDDRMSLISERSASSLSIASSVLERAQKRRDQFWGKGEQGR; translated from the exons ATGCCCGTGAGGTTCAAG GGTCATTCAGAATATGACACTAATTACAAATGGCTGGAGTCTCGCAAGTCAGCGGCATACCAACCAACCAGGGAGGAGCTGGCCAGGGAGGCGGGGCTACGGTCCGCAGAGCTGG GCATCCTTCAGGAACCACCTCTGCAGTCTAAGAAGCGCGTGGCTCCCCAACCCTCTG GCCCTCTTCATGAACCAAAGCTGCAGTCAAAGAAGCGGGTGGATCAATCCCCCTCTG GTATCCTGCATGAACCCCAGATGCAAGCCAAGAAGCGTGTGGGAACGTATGCGCCAACCGTTCCGTTTGCGCTCGAGTGGGAGGACCCCCTCCAGCCACCTGACGTGGTGATATCCAAGGACCCACCTGTCACCGAGAAAGTGCGAGAGTCACTCGAGAAAATGAAGACTTACAAG ATTGAAAAGAAGCTAAGGGAGAAGGAGAAGAGAAGGAGAGAGGAGAAGAGAAGGTTGGAAGAGAAGTATGACCCGCCGACCCCACCAGCTCCACGGCCAGATAAGACACGTGAGACTGAGAGGCCACGGGAGAGGCCGCGAGAGGAGAGAGTACCAGAGAGGAAGCCCACTAAAGAGAGAGGACAAGGAGACAAGGCAAGACAGAAACAGGGGGATAGAAAGGAGGAGAAAGGTGGAAAAAAAGATGAAGGGAAGGAGGAGAAGAAAGAGAAG CGGAACCGTGCCCTTGAGATGAAGGCTGGTGTGAAGGCAGATCGCAGGAAGATTCCCACGATGCTGTCTGAGTACCAGCGCCAGTTTTACGAGCAGCAGAAGCTGAAGGATGAGTCGCCAGTGATGGCAGCAGACCAG ATGGTGTATAACTCCAACCCGGCGATGGCTCCGTACCGCTCTGATCTCATCCCCCGCGCCACAGAGTACAACAGGCAGTTCAAGGTTCCCAAACGTGTGGCCGTGGCAGAGAGCGTGTCCAGCGACAGGAGCAGGGACAGGAGGAAGAAGTCTAAA TCCTCAAAAAAAGAGAGGAGGGCTAGAT CCCTCTCCCCGGATCGGCTCCCACCGGCCGGCAAACCCACCGAGTTCATGCCTGTAGTCTGGAACGATCCTCGACCAATCAAAAACTTTGGCTACCTGAAAAAGTCGCCCCACAAGCTAGATAACCCACACCCCAAAAACTG GAATTGGAGATCAGAGTACCACTCCAACTACAAGTCGCCGACCAGTTTTGAGTACAGGGGCGGGACATGGAGAGGTGCTGACCCACCACACCTACAGCCTAGAAAG GAGCCTGTCTTGGACATACCTGCACAAAGTGATAATAAAGAATGGTACAGTGAG GTCATGGAGCTGCGTAAGAAAGCTGACGACTACCGCCGGCGCTCCCACGGGACACACTTCTCCCGCGACCATCTCCTGCAGCTGATGGCCCGGCAGAACGACATGTGGGACCAGTCAGAGAGCGAGAGCACCGTGTCCGCCCTGTCACTGGCTTCAGATCCTGTAGACAAGGGCCATGCCAG AAGACATCAGAGACCATCAGAGCCACCCAAACGTTCAGCCCATCCTGCTGAGAAGCCACGCCCACGTCACAGGTCAGTATCCTCCTCACCTGAAGAAGAGAAACGACCAGTTCAGAGGAAGCTGGCGTGGGACGAGCAAGGGGGAGGGGACAGGGCATCCAG CATTGGCAGCATCCCCAGCCAGGGGCGGGGCAGCCACGCCTCAGCGTCCTACAGTGAGAACACCTCCACGGCAACACTGATAGAGGGCGATGACGATGACGGCAGGGTGGCCACCCCGGAGCTGAAGCAGGTCCACGCACCAGTCAGGAGGCATCACTACGACAGAACCACACCTGCTATTG GAGGTGCATTGCTGGTGAAGTCTCCCCCTCCTGCCAGGAAACACACCAGTCCTGCCAAGACACAGCCAGCTCACAGGCCAA AGTCAGCCCCTGCCCCAAAGCCCTCTCGCCCTGCTGGGAAGACCTACCACGTAGCAGACATGTACCGCAGCCTGTCCCCCACAGCCGGCCAGCCCACGCCTGACCCCTACCCTCTGCGGGAGGATGGGTATGCCCCGGGATCTCCGATGGAGCAGCGCTATCCAGCCCGTATCAGGACACAACCTGTCTCAGCGTCGGGACAGAATGGCCGCCCCATGACGCCACCACATCTAG ATGACGATCGAATGTCTCTCATCTCTGAACGGTCGGCCTCAAGCCTGTCCATTGCATCCTCTGTTCTGGAACGTGCACAGAAACGACGTGACCAGTTCTGGGGGAAGGGGGAGCAGGGAAGGTGA
- the LOC118415223 gene encoding nuclear protein MDM1-like isoform X6 encodes MPVRFKGHSEYDTNYKWLESRKSAAYQPTREELAREAGLRSAELGILQEPPLQSKKRVAPQPSGPLHEPKLQSKKRVDQSPSGILHEPQMQAKKRVGTYAPTVPFALEWEDPLQPPDVVISKDPPVTEKVRESLEKMKTYKIEKKLREKEKRRREEKRRLEEKYDPPTPPAPRPDKTRETERPRERPREERVPERKPTKERGQGDKRNRALEMKAGVKADRRKIPTMLSEYQRQFYEQQKLKDESPVMAADQMVYNSNPAMAPYRSDLIPRATEYNRQFKVPKRVAVAESVSSDRSRDRRKKSKSSKKERRARSLSPDRLPPAGKPTEFMPVVWNDPRPIKNFGYLKKSPHKLDNPHPKNWNWRSEYHSNYKSPTSFEYRGGTWRGADPPHLQPRKEPVLDIPAQSDNKEWYSEVMELRKKADDYRRRSHGTHFSRDHLLQLMARQNDMWDQSESESTVSALSLASDPVDKGHARRHQRPSEPPKRSAHPAEKPRPRHRSVSSSPEEEKRPVQRKLAWDEQGGGDRASRNRDRRDVVGRRRVRVVEDTDSESELGSESVTSIGSIPSQGRGSHASASYSENTSTATLIEGDDDDGRVATPELKQVHAPVRRHHYDRTTPAIGGALLVKSPPPARKHTSPAKTQPAHRPKSAPAPKPSRPAGKTYHVADMYRSLSPTAGQPTPDPYPLREDGYAPGSPMEQRYPARIRTQPVSASGQNGRPMTPPHLDDDRMSLISERSASSLSIASSVLERAQKRRDQFWGKGEQGR; translated from the exons ATGCCCGTGAGGTTCAAG GGTCATTCAGAATATGACACTAATTACAAATGGCTGGAGTCTCGCAAGTCAGCGGCATACCAACCAACCAGGGAGGAGCTGGCCAGGGAGGCGGGGCTACGGTCCGCAGAGCTGG GCATCCTTCAGGAACCACCTCTGCAGTCTAAGAAGCGCGTGGCTCCCCAACCCTCTG GCCCTCTTCATGAACCAAAGCTGCAGTCAAAGAAGCGGGTGGATCAATCCCCCTCTG GTATCCTGCATGAACCCCAGATGCAAGCCAAGAAGCGTGTGGGAACGTATGCGCCAACCGTTCCGTTTGCGCTCGAGTGGGAGGACCCCCTCCAGCCACCTGACGTGGTGATATCCAAGGACCCACCTGTCACCGAGAAAGTGCGAGAGTCACTCGAGAAAATGAAGACTTACAAG ATTGAAAAGAAGCTAAGGGAGAAGGAGAAGAGAAGGAGAGAGGAGAAGAGAAGGTTGGAAGAGAAGTATGACCCGCCGACCCCACCAGCTCCACGGCCAGATAAGACACGTGAGACTGAGAGGCCACGGGAGAGGCCGCGAGAGGAGAGAGTACCAGAGAGGAAGCCCACTAAAGAGAGAGGACAAGGAGACAAG CGGAACCGTGCCCTTGAGATGAAGGCTGGTGTGAAGGCAGATCGCAGGAAGATTCCCACGATGCTGTCTGAGTACCAGCGCCAGTTTTACGAGCAGCAGAAGCTGAAGGATGAGTCGCCAGTGATGGCAGCAGACCAG ATGGTGTATAACTCCAACCCGGCGATGGCTCCGTACCGCTCTGATCTCATCCCCCGCGCCACAGAGTACAACAGGCAGTTCAAGGTTCCCAAACGTGTGGCCGTGGCAGAGAGCGTGTCCAGCGACAGGAGCAGGGACAGGAGGAAGAAGTCTAAA TCCTCAAAAAAAGAGAGGAGGGCTAGAT CCCTCTCCCCGGATCGGCTCCCACCGGCCGGCAAACCCACCGAGTTCATGCCTGTAGTCTGGAACGATCCTCGACCAATCAAAAACTTTGGCTACCTGAAAAAGTCGCCCCACAAGCTAGATAACCCACACCCCAAAAACTG GAATTGGAGATCAGAGTACCACTCCAACTACAAGTCGCCGACCAGTTTTGAGTACAGGGGCGGGACATGGAGAGGTGCTGACCCACCACACCTACAGCCTAGAAAG GAGCCTGTCTTGGACATACCTGCACAAAGTGATAATAAAGAATGGTACAGTGAG GTCATGGAGCTGCGTAAGAAAGCTGACGACTACCGCCGGCGCTCCCACGGGACACACTTCTCCCGCGACCATCTCCTGCAGCTGATGGCCCGGCAGAACGACATGTGGGACCAGTCAGAGAGCGAGAGCACCGTGTCCGCCCTGTCACTGGCTTCAGATCCTGTAGACAAGGGCCATGCCAG AAGACATCAGAGACCATCAGAGCCACCCAAACGTTCAGCCCATCCTGCTGAGAAGCCACGCCCACGTCACAGGTCAGTATCCTCCTCACCTGAAGAAGAGAAACGACCAGTTCAGAGGAAGCTGGCGTGGGACGAGCAAGGGGGAGGGGACAGGGCATCCAG GAACAGGGATAGAAGGGATGTAGTTGGCAGAAGAAGGGTACGGGTGGTGGAGGATACAGACAGTGAAAGTGAACTCGGGAGTGAGTCTGTCACAAG CATTGGCAGCATCCCCAGCCAGGGGCGGGGCAGCCACGCCTCAGCGTCCTACAGTGAGAACACCTCCACGGCAACACTGATAGAGGGCGATGACGATGACGGCAGGGTGGCCACCCCGGAGCTGAAGCAGGTCCACGCACCAGTCAGGAGGCATCACTACGACAGAACCACACCTGCTATTG GAGGTGCATTGCTGGTGAAGTCTCCCCCTCCTGCCAGGAAACACACCAGTCCTGCCAAGACACAGCCAGCTCACAGGCCAA AGTCAGCCCCTGCCCCAAAGCCCTCTCGCCCTGCTGGGAAGACCTACCACGTAGCAGACATGTACCGCAGCCTGTCCCCCACAGCCGGCCAGCCCACGCCTGACCCCTACCCTCTGCGGGAGGATGGGTATGCCCCGGGATCTCCGATGGAGCAGCGCTATCCAGCCCGTATCAGGACACAACCTGTCTCAGCGTCGGGACAGAATGGCCGCCCCATGACGCCACCACATCTAG ATGACGATCGAATGTCTCTCATCTCTGAACGGTCGGCCTCAAGCCTGTCCATTGCATCCTCTGTTCTGGAACGTGCACAGAAACGACGTGACCAGTTCTGGGGGAAGGGGGAGCAGGGAAGGTGA
- the LOC118415223 gene encoding nuclear protein MDM1-like isoform X1 produces the protein MPVRFKGHSEYDTNYKWLESRKSAAYQPTREELAREAGLRSAELGILQEPPLQSKKRVAPQPSGPLHEPKLQSKKRVDQSPSGILHEPQMQAKKRVGTYAPTVPFALEWEDPLQPPDVVISKDPPVTEKVRESLEKMKTYKIEKKLREKEKRRREEKRRLEEKYDPPTPPAPRPDKTRETERPRERPREERVPERKPTKERGQGDKARQKQGDRKEEKGGKKDEGKEEKKEKRNRALEMKAGVKADRRKIPTMLSEYQRQFYEQQKLKDESPVMAADQMVYNSNPAMAPYRSDLIPRATEYNRQFKVPKRVAVAESVSSDRSRDRRKKSKSSKKERRARSLSPDRLPPAGKPTEFMPVVWNDPRPIKNFGYLKKSPHKLDNPHPKNWNWRSEYHSNYKSPTSFEYRGGTWRGADPPHLQPRKEPVLDIPAQSDNKEWYSEVMELRKKADDYRRRSHGTHFSRDHLLQLMARQNDMWDQSESESTVSALSLASDPVDKGHARRHQRPSEPPKRSAHPAEKPRPRHRSVSSSPEEEKRPVQRKLAWDEQGGGDRASRNRDRRDVVGRRRVRVVEDTDSESELGSESVTSIGSIPSQGRGSHASASYSENTSTATLIEGDDDDGRVATPELKQVHAPVRRHHYDRTTPAIGGALLVKSPPPARKHTSPAKTQPAHRPKSAPAPKPSRPAGKTYHVADMYRSLSPTAGQPTPDPYPLREDGYAPGSPMEQRYPARIRTQPVSASGQNGRPMTPPHLDDDRMSLISERSASSLSIASSVLERAQKRRDQFWGKGEQGR, from the exons ATGCCCGTGAGGTTCAAG GGTCATTCAGAATATGACACTAATTACAAATGGCTGGAGTCTCGCAAGTCAGCGGCATACCAACCAACCAGGGAGGAGCTGGCCAGGGAGGCGGGGCTACGGTCCGCAGAGCTGG GCATCCTTCAGGAACCACCTCTGCAGTCTAAGAAGCGCGTGGCTCCCCAACCCTCTG GCCCTCTTCATGAACCAAAGCTGCAGTCAAAGAAGCGGGTGGATCAATCCCCCTCTG GTATCCTGCATGAACCCCAGATGCAAGCCAAGAAGCGTGTGGGAACGTATGCGCCAACCGTTCCGTTTGCGCTCGAGTGGGAGGACCCCCTCCAGCCACCTGACGTGGTGATATCCAAGGACCCACCTGTCACCGAGAAAGTGCGAGAGTCACTCGAGAAAATGAAGACTTACAAG ATTGAAAAGAAGCTAAGGGAGAAGGAGAAGAGAAGGAGAGAGGAGAAGAGAAGGTTGGAAGAGAAGTATGACCCGCCGACCCCACCAGCTCCACGGCCAGATAAGACACGTGAGACTGAGAGGCCACGGGAGAGGCCGCGAGAGGAGAGAGTACCAGAGAGGAAGCCCACTAAAGAGAGAGGACAAGGAGACAAGGCAAGACAGAAACAGGGGGATAGAAAGGAGGAGAAAGGTGGAAAAAAAGATGAAGGGAAGGAGGAGAAGAAAGAGAAG CGGAACCGTGCCCTTGAGATGAAGGCTGGTGTGAAGGCAGATCGCAGGAAGATTCCCACGATGCTGTCTGAGTACCAGCGCCAGTTTTACGAGCAGCAGAAGCTGAAGGATGAGTCGCCAGTGATGGCAGCAGACCAG ATGGTGTATAACTCCAACCCGGCGATGGCTCCGTACCGCTCTGATCTCATCCCCCGCGCCACAGAGTACAACAGGCAGTTCAAGGTTCCCAAACGTGTGGCCGTGGCAGAGAGCGTGTCCAGCGACAGGAGCAGGGACAGGAGGAAGAAGTCTAAA TCCTCAAAAAAAGAGAGGAGGGCTAGAT CCCTCTCCCCGGATCGGCTCCCACCGGCCGGCAAACCCACCGAGTTCATGCCTGTAGTCTGGAACGATCCTCGACCAATCAAAAACTTTGGCTACCTGAAAAAGTCGCCCCACAAGCTAGATAACCCACACCCCAAAAACTG GAATTGGAGATCAGAGTACCACTCCAACTACAAGTCGCCGACCAGTTTTGAGTACAGGGGCGGGACATGGAGAGGTGCTGACCCACCACACCTACAGCCTAGAAAG GAGCCTGTCTTGGACATACCTGCACAAAGTGATAATAAAGAATGGTACAGTGAG GTCATGGAGCTGCGTAAGAAAGCTGACGACTACCGCCGGCGCTCCCACGGGACACACTTCTCCCGCGACCATCTCCTGCAGCTGATGGCCCGGCAGAACGACATGTGGGACCAGTCAGAGAGCGAGAGCACCGTGTCCGCCCTGTCACTGGCTTCAGATCCTGTAGACAAGGGCCATGCCAG AAGACATCAGAGACCATCAGAGCCACCCAAACGTTCAGCCCATCCTGCTGAGAAGCCACGCCCACGTCACAGGTCAGTATCCTCCTCACCTGAAGAAGAGAAACGACCAGTTCAGAGGAAGCTGGCGTGGGACGAGCAAGGGGGAGGGGACAGGGCATCCAG GAACAGGGATAGAAGGGATGTAGTTGGCAGAAGAAGGGTACGGGTGGTGGAGGATACAGACAGTGAAAGTGAACTCGGGAGTGAGTCTGTCACAAG CATTGGCAGCATCCCCAGCCAGGGGCGGGGCAGCCACGCCTCAGCGTCCTACAGTGAGAACACCTCCACGGCAACACTGATAGAGGGCGATGACGATGACGGCAGGGTGGCCACCCCGGAGCTGAAGCAGGTCCACGCACCAGTCAGGAGGCATCACTACGACAGAACCACACCTGCTATTG GAGGTGCATTGCTGGTGAAGTCTCCCCCTCCTGCCAGGAAACACACCAGTCCTGCCAAGACACAGCCAGCTCACAGGCCAA AGTCAGCCCCTGCCCCAAAGCCCTCTCGCCCTGCTGGGAAGACCTACCACGTAGCAGACATGTACCGCAGCCTGTCCCCCACAGCCGGCCAGCCCACGCCTGACCCCTACCCTCTGCGGGAGGATGGGTATGCCCCGGGATCTCCGATGGAGCAGCGCTATCCAGCCCGTATCAGGACACAACCTGTCTCAGCGTCGGGACAGAATGGCCGCCCCATGACGCCACCACATCTAG ATGACGATCGAATGTCTCTCATCTCTGAACGGTCGGCCTCAAGCCTGTCCATTGCATCCTCTGTTCTGGAACGTGCACAGAAACGACGTGACCAGTTCTGGGGGAAGGGGGAGCAGGGAAGGTGA
- the LOC118415223 gene encoding nuclear protein MDM1-like isoform X3 — translation MPVRFKGHSEYDTNYKWLESRKSAAYQPTREELAREAGLRSAELGILQEPPLQSKKRVAPQPSGPLHEPKLQSKKRVDQSPSGILHEPQMQAKKRVGTYAPTVPFALEWEDPLQPPDVVISKDPPVTEKVRESLEKMKTYKIEKKLREKEKRRREEKRRLEEKYDPPTPPAPRPDKTRETERPRERPREERVPERKPTKERGQGDKARQKQGDRKEEKGGKKDEGKEEKKEKRNRALEMKAGVKADRRKIPTMLSEYQRQFYEQQKLKDESPVMAADQMVYNSNPAMAPYRSDLIPRATEYNRQFKVPKRVAVAESVSSDRSRDRRKKSKSSKKERRARSLSPDRLPPAGKPTEFMPVVWNDPRPIKNFGYLKKSPHKLDNPHPKNWNWRSEYHSNYKSPTSFEYRGGTWRGADPPHLQPRKVMELRKKADDYRRRSHGTHFSRDHLLQLMARQNDMWDQSESESTVSALSLASDPVDKGHARRHQRPSEPPKRSAHPAEKPRPRHRSVSSSPEEEKRPVQRKLAWDEQGGGDRASRNRDRRDVVGRRRVRVVEDTDSESELGSESVTSIGSIPSQGRGSHASASYSENTSTATLIEGDDDDGRVATPELKQVHAPVRRHHYDRTTPAIGGALLVKSPPPARKHTSPAKTQPAHRPKSAPAPKPSRPAGKTYHVADMYRSLSPTAGQPTPDPYPLREDGYAPGSPMEQRYPARIRTQPVSASGQNGRPMTPPHLDDDRMSLISERSASSLSIASSVLERAQKRRDQFWGKGEQGR, via the exons ATGCCCGTGAGGTTCAAG GGTCATTCAGAATATGACACTAATTACAAATGGCTGGAGTCTCGCAAGTCAGCGGCATACCAACCAACCAGGGAGGAGCTGGCCAGGGAGGCGGGGCTACGGTCCGCAGAGCTGG GCATCCTTCAGGAACCACCTCTGCAGTCTAAGAAGCGCGTGGCTCCCCAACCCTCTG GCCCTCTTCATGAACCAAAGCTGCAGTCAAAGAAGCGGGTGGATCAATCCCCCTCTG GTATCCTGCATGAACCCCAGATGCAAGCCAAGAAGCGTGTGGGAACGTATGCGCCAACCGTTCCGTTTGCGCTCGAGTGGGAGGACCCCCTCCAGCCACCTGACGTGGTGATATCCAAGGACCCACCTGTCACCGAGAAAGTGCGAGAGTCACTCGAGAAAATGAAGACTTACAAG ATTGAAAAGAAGCTAAGGGAGAAGGAGAAGAGAAGGAGAGAGGAGAAGAGAAGGTTGGAAGAGAAGTATGACCCGCCGACCCCACCAGCTCCACGGCCAGATAAGACACGTGAGACTGAGAGGCCACGGGAGAGGCCGCGAGAGGAGAGAGTACCAGAGAGGAAGCCCACTAAAGAGAGAGGACAAGGAGACAAGGCAAGACAGAAACAGGGGGATAGAAAGGAGGAGAAAGGTGGAAAAAAAGATGAAGGGAAGGAGGAGAAGAAAGAGAAG CGGAACCGTGCCCTTGAGATGAAGGCTGGTGTGAAGGCAGATCGCAGGAAGATTCCCACGATGCTGTCTGAGTACCAGCGCCAGTTTTACGAGCAGCAGAAGCTGAAGGATGAGTCGCCAGTGATGGCAGCAGACCAG ATGGTGTATAACTCCAACCCGGCGATGGCTCCGTACCGCTCTGATCTCATCCCCCGCGCCACAGAGTACAACAGGCAGTTCAAGGTTCCCAAACGTGTGGCCGTGGCAGAGAGCGTGTCCAGCGACAGGAGCAGGGACAGGAGGAAGAAGTCTAAA TCCTCAAAAAAAGAGAGGAGGGCTAGAT CCCTCTCCCCGGATCGGCTCCCACCGGCCGGCAAACCCACCGAGTTCATGCCTGTAGTCTGGAACGATCCTCGACCAATCAAAAACTTTGGCTACCTGAAAAAGTCGCCCCACAAGCTAGATAACCCACACCCCAAAAACTG GAATTGGAGATCAGAGTACCACTCCAACTACAAGTCGCCGACCAGTTTTGAGTACAGGGGCGGGACATGGAGAGGTGCTGACCCACCACACCTACAGCCTAGAAAG GTCATGGAGCTGCGTAAGAAAGCTGACGACTACCGCCGGCGCTCCCACGGGACACACTTCTCCCGCGACCATCTCCTGCAGCTGATGGCCCGGCAGAACGACATGTGGGACCAGTCAGAGAGCGAGAGCACCGTGTCCGCCCTGTCACTGGCTTCAGATCCTGTAGACAAGGGCCATGCCAG AAGACATCAGAGACCATCAGAGCCACCCAAACGTTCAGCCCATCCTGCTGAGAAGCCACGCCCACGTCACAGGTCAGTATCCTCCTCACCTGAAGAAGAGAAACGACCAGTTCAGAGGAAGCTGGCGTGGGACGAGCAAGGGGGAGGGGACAGGGCATCCAG GAACAGGGATAGAAGGGATGTAGTTGGCAGAAGAAGGGTACGGGTGGTGGAGGATACAGACAGTGAAAGTGAACTCGGGAGTGAGTCTGTCACAAG CATTGGCAGCATCCCCAGCCAGGGGCGGGGCAGCCACGCCTCAGCGTCCTACAGTGAGAACACCTCCACGGCAACACTGATAGAGGGCGATGACGATGACGGCAGGGTGGCCACCCCGGAGCTGAAGCAGGTCCACGCACCAGTCAGGAGGCATCACTACGACAGAACCACACCTGCTATTG GAGGTGCATTGCTGGTGAAGTCTCCCCCTCCTGCCAGGAAACACACCAGTCCTGCCAAGACACAGCCAGCTCACAGGCCAA AGTCAGCCCCTGCCCCAAAGCCCTCTCGCCCTGCTGGGAAGACCTACCACGTAGCAGACATGTACCGCAGCCTGTCCCCCACAGCCGGCCAGCCCACGCCTGACCCCTACCCTCTGCGGGAGGATGGGTATGCCCCGGGATCTCCGATGGAGCAGCGCTATCCAGCCCGTATCAGGACACAACCTGTCTCAGCGTCGGGACAGAATGGCCGCCCCATGACGCCACCACATCTAG ATGACGATCGAATGTCTCTCATCTCTGAACGGTCGGCCTCAAGCCTGTCCATTGCATCCTCTGTTCTGGAACGTGCACAGAAACGACGTGACCAGTTCTGGGGGAAGGGGGAGCAGGGAAGGTGA